The following proteins come from a genomic window of Methylorubrum populi:
- a CDS encoding RNA-binding S4 domain-containing protein produces the protein MSEGRQRLDKWLWFARFARTRSMAARLVTDGHVRVNGTRADAPAKAVHCGDVLTVAAPHGTMLVRVLDLGERRGGAPEAQRLYEPVGDGSS, from the coding sequence ATGAGCGAGGGCCGCCAGCGCCTCGACAAGTGGCTGTGGTTCGCGCGCTTCGCCCGGACCCGCTCGATGGCGGCCCGTCTCGTGACCGACGGCCATGTCCGCGTGAACGGTACCCGCGCCGATGCACCGGCCAAGGCGGTCCATTGCGGCGACGTCCTGACCGTCGCCGCGCCCCACGGCACGATGCTGGTGCGGGTGCTCGATCTCGGCGAGCGCCGCGGCGGCGCACCGGAGGCGCAGCGGCTCTACGAACCGGTCGGCGACGGCTCTTCCTAA
- a CDS encoding glucokinase produces the protein MFEFPVLIGDIGGTNARFGLIETKGAAPRLLSREATHGHPHPSAAIRASLTQGGGPAPRSAILAIAGRVDAPAVQLTNADWLVDAAAIGRDFGLARVSLVNDYVPVAAGAAAIAPDDLTPIGPVLGEARGPRLVLGPGTGFGAAALIPYEDRLAIVSTEAGHTDLGPTDAEEAEIWPAVERVEGRVTVETLLSGPGLARLCAAIRAVRAGGDGSLCDPAEITSSGLSGEDPHAHAALALFSKLLGRVCGDLALTFLATGGVYIGGGIAPRIVPVLREGAFREAFERKAPFAAQMREIPTSVITVEDPAFSGLAALASEGARFVYHGQAWTPEG, from the coding sequence ATGTTCGAATTCCCGGTGCTGATCGGCGATATCGGCGGGACCAATGCCCGCTTCGGCCTGATCGAGACGAAGGGCGCGGCGCCCCGCCTCCTCTCCCGCGAGGCGACTCACGGCCATCCGCATCCGAGCGCGGCGATCCGGGCCTCCCTGACCCAGGGCGGCGGGCCGGCGCCGCGCTCGGCGATCCTGGCGATCGCGGGCCGGGTCGATGCCCCGGCGGTTCAGCTCACCAATGCCGACTGGCTGGTGGACGCCGCCGCCATCGGCCGGGATTTCGGGCTCGCCCGGGTCAGCCTCGTCAACGATTACGTGCCGGTGGCGGCGGGCGCGGCCGCCATCGCGCCCGACGACCTCACGCCGATCGGACCGGTGCTGGGGGAAGCCCGTGGACCGCGCCTCGTGCTGGGTCCGGGCACCGGCTTCGGCGCCGCCGCCCTGATCCCCTACGAGGATCGCCTCGCCATCGTCTCGACGGAGGCCGGCCACACCGATCTCGGGCCGACCGATGCGGAGGAGGCCGAGATCTGGCCGGCGGTCGAGCGCGTCGAGGGACGCGTCACGGTGGAGACGCTGCTCTCCGGTCCGGGCCTCGCCCGGCTCTGCGCCGCAATCCGCGCCGTGCGGGCGGGCGGCGACGGCTCCCTGTGCGACCCGGCCGAGATCACGAGCAGCGGGCTCTCGGGCGAGGATCCGCACGCGCACGCCGCGCTCGCCCTGTTCAGCAAGCTGCTGGGCCGGGTGTGCGGGGATCTGGCGCTCACCTTCCTGGCCACCGGCGGGGTGTATATCGGCGGCGGCATCGCCCCGCGGATCGTCCCGGTCCTGCGGGAGGGCGCCTTCCGCGAGGCCTTCGAGCGCAAGGCGCCCTTCGCCGCGCAGATGCGGGAGATCCCCACCAGCGTCATCACCGTCGAGGACCCCGCTTTCAGCGGCCTCGCGGCCCTGGCGAGCGAGGGCGCGCGCTTCGTCTATCACGGGCAGGCCTGGACGCCCGAGGGCTAA
- a CDS encoding DUF3108 domain-containing protein yields the protein MRAKPFLRARFLVLAGALALPAGADAAPRAHKTKAAPAGVAVDYSVNLAGIPIGNAQLTGAFDGARYRMDVSAVLTGLVGAVTGGQGSARSSGSIAAAPLPNAFSIATRTSSSGIAVRMALANGNVTQAEVTPPLLDTGDRVPVTAAAKRGVIDPASALMMPARARADLTDPENCNRTLPVFDGATRFNVVLSYGETRQVEKPGYSGPVLVCNARYVAIAGHRPDRPGVKFMEDNRDMSVWLAPVEGTRVLVPMRIAVRTTLGTNIIEAIRWTRIGTATATGGEAQPAAVADASLSQR from the coding sequence ATGCGCGCCAAGCCTTTCCTTCGCGCCCGCTTCCTCGTCCTCGCCGGGGCGCTCGCCCTTCCGGCCGGGGCTGACGCCGCGCCGCGGGCCCACAAGACCAAGGCGGCGCCCGCGGGCGTCGCGGTCGATTACAGCGTCAACCTTGCCGGCATTCCGATCGGCAATGCCCAGCTCACCGGCGCCTTCGACGGCGCGCGCTACCGCATGGACGTCTCGGCGGTGCTGACCGGCCTCGTCGGCGCGGTCACCGGCGGCCAGGGCTCGGCCCGCTCCTCGGGCAGCATCGCCGCCGCCCCGCTGCCGAACGCCTTCTCGATCGCCACCCGCACCAGCAGCTCGGGCATCGCCGTGCGCATGGCGCTGGCGAACGGCAACGTCACCCAGGCCGAGGTGACCCCGCCGCTCCTCGATACCGGCGACCGGGTGCCGGTCACGGCCGCGGCCAAGCGCGGCGTGATCGATCCGGCCAGCGCCCTGATGATGCCGGCCCGCGCCCGGGCCGATCTCACCGACCCGGAGAACTGCAACCGCACGCTCCCCGTCTTCGACGGCGCGACCCGCTTCAACGTGGTCCTGAGCTACGGCGAGACCCGGCAGGTGGAGAAGCCCGGCTACAGCGGCCCGGTTCTGGTCTGCAACGCCCGCTACGTCGCCATCGCCGGCCACCGACCCGACCGGCCGGGGGTGAAGTTCATGGAAGACAACCGCGACATGTCGGTCTGGCTCGCCCCCGTCGAGGGAACGCGGGTGCTGGTACCGATGCGGATCGCCGTGCGCACCACCCTCGGCACCAACATCATCGAGGCGATCCGCTGGACCCGAATCGGCACCGCGACCGCCACCGGCGGCGAGGCACAGCCGGCCGCCGTCGCCGATGCGAGCCTGTCGCAGCGGTAG
- a CDS encoding formate dehydrogenase beta subunit produces the protein MSITVYVPQDAVALGLGANRVARAIFAGAERRGLDVRIVRTGTRGLLWLEPMVEVATPEGRVAYGPVTPADVEGLLDANFIEGGEHALRLGKPEEMPFLAKQHRLTFHRCGVVDPVSVEDYRAHGGYRGLEAALKLDAEGIVAQVRDSGLRGRGGAGFPAGIKWNTVMLAKSDQKYVVCNADEGDSGTFADRIMMEGDPFNLIEGMTIAAVATGATRGYIYCRSEYPQSFKTLRDAIANGVKAGVLGDNILGSGKSFHLEVRLGAGAYICGEETSLLESLEGKRGIVRAKPPIPALKGFLGKPTLVNNVMTFTAVPWIMEHGAKAYAEYGMGRSLGTLPIQLAGNIKHGGLIEYAFGITIRQVIDEFGGGTASGRPVRAVQVGGPLGAYFPDELLDTPLDYEAMAAKKGLVGHGGIVVFDDTVDMARQARFAFEFCATESCGKCTPCRVGATRGVETMDKVISGIRPEANLKLVEDLCEIMTDGSLCAMGGLTPMPVMSAITNFPEDFRRAGDLPVAAE, from the coding sequence GTGAGCATCACCGTCTACGTCCCGCAGGACGCCGTCGCCCTGGGGCTGGGCGCCAATCGCGTTGCCCGCGCGATCTTCGCCGGCGCCGAGCGCCGCGGCCTCGACGTGCGCATTGTCCGCACCGGCACTCGCGGCCTGCTCTGGCTGGAGCCGATGGTCGAAGTGGCCACCCCTGAGGGCCGCGTCGCCTACGGCCCGGTGACCCCGGCCGATGTCGAGGGCCTGCTCGACGCCAACTTCATTGAGGGCGGCGAGCACGCGCTCCGCCTCGGCAAGCCCGAGGAGATGCCGTTCCTGGCCAAGCAGCACCGGCTGACCTTCCACCGCTGCGGCGTGGTCGATCCGGTCTCGGTCGAGGATTACCGGGCCCATGGCGGCTATCGCGGCCTGGAAGCCGCGCTGAAGCTCGATGCCGAGGGCATCGTCGCCCAGGTGCGCGACTCGGGCCTGCGCGGGCGCGGCGGCGCCGGCTTCCCGGCGGGCATCAAGTGGAACACGGTGATGCTGGCCAAGTCGGACCAGAAATACGTGGTCTGCAACGCCGACGAGGGCGATTCCGGCACCTTCGCCGACCGGATCATGATGGAGGGCGACCCCTTCAACCTGATCGAGGGCATGACCATCGCCGCGGTCGCCACCGGCGCCACGCGCGGCTACATCTACTGCCGCTCGGAATATCCGCAGAGCTTCAAGACCCTGCGCGATGCCATCGCCAACGGCGTCAAGGCCGGCGTCCTCGGCGACAACATCTTAGGGTCGGGCAAGAGCTTCCACCTGGAAGTCCGGCTCGGCGCCGGCGCCTATATCTGCGGCGAGGAGACCTCGCTGCTGGAGAGCCTCGAGGGCAAGCGCGGCATCGTCCGAGCCAAGCCCCCGATCCCGGCGCTCAAGGGCTTCCTCGGCAAGCCGACGCTGGTCAACAACGTCATGACCTTCACGGCCGTGCCGTGGATCATGGAGCACGGCGCCAAAGCCTATGCCGAGTACGGCATGGGCCGCTCGCTCGGCACCCTGCCGATCCAGCTCGCCGGCAACATCAAGCATGGCGGCCTGATCGAGTACGCCTTCGGCATCACCATCCGTCAGGTGATCGACGAGTTCGGCGGCGGCACCGCCTCGGGCCGCCCGGTCCGCGCGGTGCAGGTCGGCGGTCCGCTCGGTGCCTACTTCCCCGACGAACTGCTCGACACGCCCCTCGATTACGAGGCGATGGCGGCCAAGAAGGGCCTCGTCGGCCATGGCGGCATCGTGGTGTTCGACGACACGGTCGACATGGCCAGACAGGCCCGCTTCGCCTTCGAGTTCTGCGCCACCGAATCCTGCGGCAAGTGCACCCCCTGCCGCGTCGGCGCCACCCGCGGCGTCGAGACCATGGACAAGGTCATCTCCGGCATCCGCCCGGAGGCCAATCTCAAGCTCGTCGAGGATCTCTGCGAGATCATGACCGACGGCTCGCTCTGCGCCATGGGCGGCCTGACGCCGATGCCCGTGATGAGCGCGATCACCAATTTCCCGGAAGATTTTCGGCGCGCGGGCGATCTGCCCGTCGCGGCCGAGTGA
- the otsB gene encoding trehalose-phosphatase yields MSDTADYALFLDFDGTLVEIAPRPDAVQVDPDLVPALERLRERLGGALAIVTGRPVAVIDDFLTPARFDVAGLHGVERRVDGTLSGGRPEDHPDLRAGVERLHAETARYEAVLIEDKGASVAVHWRLAAPGDAQAAEAIVKAVAADLGAAYRLQLGKAVGEIVPADATKGHAIRAFGEAAPYAGRRAIFLGDDRTDEIAFASVNEDGGVSVRIGEGETVASRRLADPAAVRALIAAWAEGAPIDPDALPAA; encoded by the coding sequence GTGAGCGACACCGCAGACTACGCCCTGTTCCTCGATTTCGACGGCACGCTGGTCGAGATCGCCCCGCGGCCCGACGCGGTGCAGGTCGATCCCGATCTCGTGCCCGCCCTGGAGCGGCTGCGCGAGCGGCTCGGCGGGGCGCTCGCGATCGTCACCGGGCGGCCGGTCGCGGTGATCGACGACTTCCTGACACCGGCCCGGTTCGACGTCGCCGGCCTGCACGGCGTGGAGCGCCGGGTGGACGGGACCTTGAGCGGCGGACGGCCGGAGGACCACCCGGACCTGCGCGCGGGCGTCGAGCGGCTGCACGCGGAGACCGCCCGCTACGAAGCGGTGCTGATCGAGGACAAGGGCGCCTCGGTCGCGGTGCATTGGCGGCTTGCCGCGCCGGGCGATGCGCAGGCGGCGGAAGCGATCGTCAAGGCCGTGGCAGCCGATCTCGGCGCCGCCTACCGGCTCCAGCTCGGCAAGGCAGTCGGCGAGATCGTGCCGGCCGACGCCACCAAGGGCCACGCGATCCGCGCCTTCGGGGAGGCCGCGCCCTATGCCGGCCGCCGGGCGATTTTCCTGGGCGACGACCGCACCGACGAGATCGCCTTCGCCTCGGTCAACGAGGATGGCGGGGTCAGCGTGCGCATCGGCGAGGGCGAGACGGTGGCGAGCCGGCGCCTCGCCGACCCGGCCGCGGTGCGCGCGCTGATCGCCGCCTGGGCCGAGGGCGCGCCGATCGATCCGGACGCGCTGCCCGCGGCCTGA
- a CDS encoding helicase-related protein, translating into MTLRTLHREARARGVTAVLGPTNTGKTHMAIERMLLHPTGMIGLPLRLLAREVYLRVVAKVGVENVALVTGEEKIKPDRPRYWICTIEAMPRDLEVAFVAIDEIQLAADMDRGHVFTDRLLYRRGREETLLIGSSTMLPLVQALIPGVQTTTRPRLSSLTFAGEKKISRLPHRTAIVAFSAEEVYAIAELIRRQRGGAAVVLGALSPRTRNAQVELYQSGDVDYLVATDAVGMGLNLDVDHVAFAANWKYDGTRFRKLTPAEMGQIAGRAGRHTSDGTFGSTGRCPPFEPEMVEALETHDFEPVRMLQWRNPDLDFASLEKLQASLDEHPHEQGLTRAPMGEDQQAFEILMREDDIRDMAKGPAAVRRLWDTCGVPDYRKVHPQTHADLVAQLYRFLMRGMAGRIPNDWFARHVAAIDRTDGDIDALSQRIAQGRTWTFVANRPDWLLDPLHWQGETRRVEDRLSDALHERLASRFVDRRTSVLMRRLREKTMLEAEITSGGDVTVEGQHVGRLHGFQFVPDPQAEGHEAKTLRSAAEKALAGEIEARADRFASAADAALVLSHDGVIRWTGDPVAKLTPGDKLFEPGIRLVADDSLAGASREKVETRLTAWLRAHIVRLLGPLMEIESAADLTGLARGIGYQVVEALGVLERAKVAHEMRSLDQDGRANLRRHGVRFGAYHIFLPALLKPAPRTLAAQLWALKSGGLDQPGLDEIAHLASSGRTSIKVDPNIAKGLYRAAGFRVCGERAVRVDILERLADLIRPAIAYRPGTTPGEPPAGTADGDGFVATVNMTSLVGCSGEDFASILKSLGYVAQTRPGPAITVPLVAAAPTVPAARAAEAAPSDETVTEAPAQDIATEPAGDTAAEPTSEDSVEAPTETAASEAESAAAETAESPAESTAPTEEPARAEAATGETPSETADPEAAAPEAAAPMPAETAVAAEEAAATGEVEAVDAADSALPTEEPTMEEPAAEAVVAEAGTEPAEPAAPETVEVWHLHRPQRHSGQRPGRGQGRQDGRQDGRQEGRQDGRQDGRHGERRGDGPRRPREDRPEGGRPARAEGRGDGRRDGEGGPRRDHQGPRNRPDRRDDNRRPNAEPRPPRRERQPDPDSPFAALAALKAKLESDGGKR; encoded by the coding sequence ATGACGCTCCGCACCCTTCACCGCGAGGCCCGCGCGCGCGGCGTCACGGCGGTGCTCGGCCCGACGAATACGGGCAAGACCCACATGGCGATCGAGCGGATGCTGCTGCATCCGACGGGCATGATCGGCCTGCCGCTGCGGCTGCTTGCGCGCGAGGTGTATCTGCGCGTCGTCGCCAAGGTCGGCGTCGAGAACGTCGCCCTCGTCACCGGCGAGGAGAAGATCAAGCCGGACCGGCCGCGCTACTGGATCTGCACCATCGAGGCGATGCCGCGCGACCTCGAGGTCGCCTTCGTGGCGATCGACGAGATCCAGCTCGCCGCCGACATGGACCGCGGCCACGTCTTCACCGACCGCCTGCTCTACCGGCGCGGGCGCGAGGAGACGCTGCTGATCGGCTCCTCGACCATGCTGCCGCTGGTGCAGGCGCTGATCCCCGGCGTGCAGACGACGACGCGGCCCCGCCTCTCGAGCCTGACCTTCGCGGGTGAGAAAAAGATCTCGCGGCTGCCGCACCGCACGGCGATCGTCGCCTTCTCGGCGGAGGAGGTCTACGCCATCGCCGAACTGATCCGGCGCCAGCGCGGCGGGGCGGCGGTGGTGCTCGGGGCGCTTTCGCCCCGCACCCGCAATGCGCAGGTCGAACTCTACCAGTCCGGCGATGTGGACTACCTCGTCGCCACCGATGCGGTCGGGATGGGGCTCAACCTCGACGTCGATCACGTGGCGTTCGCCGCCAACTGGAAATATGACGGCACCCGCTTCCGCAAGCTGACGCCCGCCGAGATGGGCCAGATCGCCGGGCGCGCCGGCCGCCATACCTCCGACGGCACATTCGGTTCGACAGGACGCTGCCCGCCCTTCGAGCCGGAGATGGTCGAGGCGCTGGAGACGCACGATTTCGAGCCCGTGCGCATGCTGCAATGGCGCAATCCCGATCTCGATTTCGCCTCGCTGGAAAAGCTGCAGGCGAGCCTCGACGAGCATCCGCACGAGCAGGGCCTGACCCGCGCCCCCATGGGCGAGGACCAGCAGGCGTTCGAAATCCTGATGCGCGAGGACGACATCCGCGACATGGCGAAAGGGCCGGCGGCGGTGCGGCGGCTGTGGGACACCTGCGGCGTGCCGGACTACCGCAAGGTCCATCCGCAGACCCATGCCGATCTCGTGGCGCAGCTCTACCGCTTCCTCATGCGCGGCATGGCGGGCCGCATCCCCAACGACTGGTTCGCCCGCCACGTGGCGGCGATCGACCGGACCGACGGCGACATCGACGCCCTGTCCCAGCGCATCGCCCAGGGGCGCACCTGGACCTTCGTGGCGAACCGCCCCGACTGGTTGCTCGATCCTCTGCATTGGCAGGGCGAGACGCGTCGGGTAGAGGACAGATTGTCCGACGCCCTGCACGAGCGCCTCGCGAGCCGCTTCGTCGACAGGCGCACCAGCGTCCTGATGCGGCGCTTGAGAGAGAAGACGATGCTGGAAGCCGAAATCACCTCCGGCGGTGACGTCACCGTCGAGGGTCAACATGTGGGCCGTCTTCACGGCTTCCAATTCGTGCCCGACCCCCAGGCCGAGGGCCACGAAGCCAAGACCCTGCGCTCCGCCGCGGAGAAGGCGCTGGCCGGCGAGATCGAGGCGCGGGCCGACCGCTTCGCCTCGGCCGCCGACGCCGCCCTGGTGCTCTCGCACGACGGCGTGATCCGCTGGACCGGCGACCCGGTCGCCAAGCTGACGCCGGGCGACAAGCTGTTCGAGCCGGGCATCCGCCTCGTCGCCGATGACAGCCTCGCCGGCGCGTCCCGCGAGAAGGTCGAGACGCGGCTGACCGCGTGGCTGCGGGCGCATATCGTGCGCCTGCTCGGGCCGCTGATGGAGATCGAGTCGGCCGCCGACCTCACCGGGCTCGCCCGCGGCATCGGCTATCAGGTGGTCGAGGCGCTCGGCGTGCTGGAACGGGCCAAGGTGGCGCACGAGATGCGCAGCCTCGATCAGGACGGGCGCGCCAACCTCCGCCGCCACGGCGTGCGCTTCGGCGCCTACCACATCTTCCTCCCGGCCCTGCTGAAGCCGGCGCCGCGCACGCTCGCCGCCCAGCTCTGGGCGCTCAAGAGCGGCGGCCTCGACCAGCCGGGTCTCGACGAGATCGCGCATCTGGCCAGCTCTGGCCGCACCTCGATCAAGGTCGATCCCAACATCGCCAAGGGCCTCTACCGCGCCGCCGGTTTCCGGGTCTGCGGCGAGCGTGCGGTGCGCGTCGACATCCTCGAGCGCCTCGCCGACCTGATCCGCCCGGCGATCGCCTACCGCCCCGGTACCACGCCGGGCGAGCCCCCGGCCGGCACCGCCGACGGCGACGGGTTCGTGGCTACCGTCAACATGACCTCGCTGGTCGGCTGCTCGGGCGAGGATTTCGCCTCGATCCTGAAGTCGCTCGGCTACGTGGCGCAGACCCGCCCCGGCCCGGCCATCACCGTGCCGCTGGTCGCCGCCGCGCCGACCGTGCCCGCCGCGCGAGCCGCCGAGGCCGCACCTTCGGACGAGACGGTGACCGAGGCGCCGGCCCAGGACATAGCCACCGAGCCGGCGGGCGACACCGCCGCCGAGCCGACCTCCGAGGATAGCGTCGAGGCGCCGACGGAGACCGCCGCTTCCGAAGCCGAATCCGCTGCGGCGGAGACGGCCGAGTCTCCCGCCGAGTCGACGGCTCCGACCGAGGAGCCGGCACGGGCCGAGGCCGCGACGGGGGAAACGCCTTCCGAGACGGCCGACCCTGAAGCTGCTGCCCCCGAAGCTGCGGCGCCGATGCCGGCCGAGACCGCGGTCGCTGCGGAGGAGGCTGCGGCGACCGGCGAGGTCGAGGCGGTGGACGCCGCCGATTCGGCGCTTCCCACCGAAGAGCCGACGATGGAAGAGCCTGCCGCGGAAGCCGTCGTCGCCGAAGCCGGCACCGAGCCGGCCGAGCCGGCGGCGCCCGAGACCGTCGAGGTCTGGCACCTGCACCGCCCGCAGCGCCATTCCGGCCAGCGGCCCGGCCGCGGCCAGGGACGTCAGGATGGGCGCCAGGACGGACGGCAGGAAGGTCGGCAGGACGGCCGCCAGGATGGACGCCACGGCGAGCGGCGGGGCGACGGCCCACGCCGTCCCCGCGAGGACCGTCCGGAGGGCGGTCGCCCGGCCCGCGCCGAGGGGCGGGGGGACGGACGTCGGGACGGCGAGGGGGGTCCGCGCCGCGATCACCAGGGCCCGCGCAACCGGCCCGACCGCCGCGACGACAACCGCCGCCCGAACGCCGAGCCGCGCCCGCCGCGCCGCGAGCGCCAGCCCGATCCCGATTCGCCCTTCGCGGCGCTCGCCGCACTGAAGGCGAAGCTCGAATCCGACGGGGGCAAGCGCTGA
- a CDS encoding formate dehydrogenase subunit gamma: MASAEPWNATRAAGIVAELQSLEGATLPILHALQETFGYVDAEAVPMIAEALNLSRAEVHGCLTFYHDFRREPPTGRHHVKLCRAEACQAMGSDRLHGEILSRMGCDWHGTSADGVTVEPVYCLGLCANGPAALVDDEPLARLSAESLDAALKEARA; encoded by the coding sequence ATGGCGAGTGCCGAGCCTTGGAACGCCACCCGCGCGGCCGGGATCGTCGCCGAGCTGCAATCCCTGGAGGGTGCCACTCTCCCTATATTGCATGCTCTGCAGGAAACCTTCGGCTACGTCGATGCGGAAGCGGTGCCGATGATTGCCGAGGCGCTGAACCTGTCCCGCGCCGAGGTGCACGGCTGCCTGACCTTCTACCACGACTTCCGGCGTGAGCCGCCGACCGGCCGGCACCACGTCAAGCTGTGCCGGGCCGAGGCGTGCCAGGCGATGGGGTCCGACCGGCTGCACGGCGAGATCCTCTCGCGGATGGGCTGCGACTGGCACGGCACCAGCGCCGACGGCGTCACCGTCGAGCCGGTCTACTGCCTCGGCCTGTGTGCCAATGGCCCGGCCGCCCTGGTCGATGACGAGCCGCTGGCCCGTCTCTCCGCTGAATCCCTCGACGCCGCCCTCAAGGAGGCCCGCGCGTGA
- a CDS encoding serine hydrolase domain-containing protein: MQVETDPRDVGLCPDRLERIDAWMRGYVESGRLAGLSVSVLRGGRTAFFRAHGHADLARERPFAADTLTRIYSMTKPLTSLAVMMLYEEGRFQLDDPVARFLPEFAEMRVMTGGNRARLETEPALRQITIRDLLTHTSGLTYGFMEATLVDALYRQNEIDFQTSTLPLGELVARLAQQPLLAQPGAEWNYSVATDVLGHFVSVVSGQNFADFMRRRILRPLGMDDTDFFVPEEKQARLAANYAFDRAGKLRLYDDSVGSRFLSPPPLASGGGGLVSTAADYMRFCRMFLNLGELDGVRLLGRKTVELMLMNHLPGDLAAMGQPRFAESSYAGIGFGLGFSVMLDPARAQILGTPGEVSWGGVASTSFWIDPDEDMAVVLLAQLVPSSALPLRRELRVLTYAAIDV; the protein is encoded by the coding sequence ATGCAGGTCGAGACCGATCCCCGAGATGTCGGCCTCTGCCCCGACCGCCTGGAACGGATCGACGCCTGGATGCGGGGCTACGTCGAGAGCGGGCGCCTCGCCGGCCTCTCGGTCAGCGTTCTCCGCGGCGGCCGGACCGCCTTCTTCCGCGCGCACGGCCACGCGGATCTCGCGCGGGAGCGGCCGTTTGCCGCCGACACCCTCACCCGCATCTACTCGATGACGAAGCCGCTGACCTCGCTCGCGGTGATGATGCTCTACGAGGAGGGGCGGTTCCAGCTCGACGATCCGGTGGCGCGCTTCCTGCCCGAGTTCGCGGAGATGCGGGTGATGACCGGCGGCAACCGGGCGAGGCTCGAGACCGAGCCGGCGCTCCGCCAGATCACCATCCGCGACCTCCTCACCCATACGAGCGGCCTGACCTACGGCTTCATGGAGGCGACGCTGGTCGACGCGCTCTACCGGCAGAACGAGATCGACTTCCAGACCTCCACCCTGCCGCTCGGCGAACTGGTCGCACGGCTCGCCCAGCAGCCGCTCCTGGCTCAGCCGGGGGCGGAGTGGAACTACTCGGTGGCCACCGACGTGCTCGGTCACTTCGTGTCGGTGGTATCGGGCCAGAATTTTGCTGATTTCATGCGCAGGCGGATCCTGCGCCCGCTCGGCATGGACGACACCGACTTCTTCGTGCCGGAGGAGAAGCAGGCGCGACTCGCGGCGAACTACGCCTTCGACCGCGCCGGAAAGCTGCGCCTCTACGACGACAGCGTCGGCAGCCGCTTCCTGTCGCCGCCGCCGCTGGCGTCCGGCGGGGGTGGGCTCGTATCCACCGCCGCCGACTACATGCGCTTCTGCCGGATGTTCCTGAACCTCGGCGAACTCGACGGCGTGCGGCTTCTCGGCCGCAAGACAGTGGAGCTGATGCTGATGAACCACTTGCCCGGCGACCTCGCCGCCATGGGACAGCCGCGTTTCGCTGAATCCTCCTATGCCGGCATCGGATTCGGGCTCGGCTTCTCGGTGATGCTCGATCCCGCGCGCGCCCAGATACTCGGCACGCCGGGCGAAGTCTCCTGGGGCGGGGTGGCAAGCACCTCGTTCTGGATCGATCCGGACGAGGACATGGCTGTGGTGCTGCTCGCTCAGCTCGTCCCCTCATCGGCGCTGCCCCTGCGGCGCGAGTTGCGCGTGCTGACCTACGCCGCGATCGACGTCTGA
- a CDS encoding DUF427 domain-containing protein, producing MRPIPVRPGPGQESVWDYPRPPRLEPVPERLTVILGGRTIAATTAGFRVLETSHPPTYYFPPEAIAAGVLGPPRRAGICEWKGRAVLFDVTGGGKTVPGAAWAYPDPTPGFRPIAGYVAFYAGPMDACRVGDVRAEPQPGGFYGGWITPGLAGPFKGGPGTMGW from the coding sequence GTGCGCCCCATACCCGTCCGCCCCGGCCCGGGGCAGGAGAGCGTCTGGGACTATCCCCGCCCGCCCCGGCTGGAGCCGGTGCCGGAGCGCCTGACGGTGATCCTCGGCGGCCGGACCATCGCCGCGACCACGGCCGGATTCCGGGTGCTGGAGACGAGCCACCCGCCGACCTACTACTTCCCGCCCGAGGCGATCGCGGCGGGCGTGCTCGGGCCCCCGCGCCGGGCGGGGATCTGCGAGTGGAAGGGCCGGGCCGTGCTGTTCGATGTGACGGGCGGCGGGAAAACGGTGCCGGGGGCCGCCTGGGCCTATCCCGATCCGACGCCGGGCTTCCGGCCGATCGCCGGCTACGTCGCCTTTTATGCCGGGCCGATGGATGCCTGCCGCGTCGGCGATGTGCGGGCCGAGCCGCAGCCCGGCGGCTTCTACGGCGGCTGGATCACGCCGGGGCTCGCCGGCCCGTTCAAGGGCGGGCCCGGCACCATGGGCTGGTGA